One window from the genome of Dioscorea cayenensis subsp. rotundata cultivar TDr96_F1 chromosome 3, TDr96_F1_v2_PseudoChromosome.rev07_lg8_w22 25.fasta, whole genome shotgun sequence encodes:
- the LOC120250414 gene encoding uncharacterized protein LOC120250414: MKKHLRAQFLPYNFQRVMYQRLQNLKQGTRLVDDYTTGFYQLVARNEIQEIEDQLLARYNIRGLRVQIQDTVNMFDHVSVSMAHLRDSTGGLTKNANTTKFSNKATSGEVGHRLSECQKVAGKKVLLIDATDLKEEEKEMVVDEQPNDEETKKFIKGDVGAALVVRRSCLTLRVVKEDWLRTNIFQTPYTILGNVCRLVIDAGSCENIVSATIVQILGIKTEEHPKPYKLAWLKKRVRFEKEIQESDVVFSLIGSGVTIEEAILEIVMPIVANFKNIFLEELPDELPPLCDIQRQIDLEPGVALPNHPHYRMSPSEHEELWRQVEELLMKGHIRESLSPCHHGSIDGLHEETEKKFKLIKLRLTVSPIMILPDFHQPFELHFDASKVGIGVVLTQNNKPITYFSEKLVRDGEETDFLLHDSFLFNGNQLCILDWEYNKLSIKKIGLVEIIEKINPNASDSSYQAISGWQMCSTSST, from the exons atgaagaagcatcTGCGTGCACAATTTCTTCCCTACAACTTCCAGAGAGTGATGTACCAAAGACTTCAAAATTTGAAGCAAGGCACTAGGTTGGTAGATGACTATACCACTGGATTTTACCAACTCGTGGCAAGGAACGAGATCCAGGAGATAGAGGATCAGTTGTTAGCACGATACAATATTAGAGGTTTGAGGGTACAAATTCAGGATACAGTTAATATGTTTGATCATGTTTCTGTATCTATGGCACACTTGAGGGACTCTACAG GAGGGCTTACTAAGAATGCCAACACTACAAAATTTTCCAACAAGGCTACTAGTGGAGAAGTGGGTCATAGGCTATCTGAATGCCAGAAGGTGGCCGGGAAGAAAGTACTTCTCATTGATGCGACCGATCTCaaggaggaagaaaaagaaatggttGTGGATGAGCAACCAAATGATGAGGAAACCAAAAAGTTTATCAAAGGAGATGTGGGTGCTGCATTGGTAGTTAGGCGGTCTTGTTTAACACTAAGAGTTGTCAAGGAGGATTGGTTGAGGACCAACATATTCCAAACTCCTTATACCATCTTGGGAAATGTATGTCGTTTAGTGATTGATGCAGGTAGTTGCGAGAATATTGTGTCTGCAACTATCGTTCAAATACTGGGGATCAAAACTGAGGAGCATCCTAAGCCTTATAAGCTTGCATGGCTCAAGAAGCGGGTAAG ATTTGAGAAGGAGATACAGGAGTCAGATGTGGTCTTTTCACTGATAGGGAGCGGGGTtacaattgaagaagcaattcTAGAAATCGTGATGCCTATCGTAGCTaactttaaaaacatatttcttGAAGAATTACCTGATGAGTTGCCACCATTGTGTGACATTCAACGCCAAATTGATTTAGAACCTGGTGTGGCCCTTCCAAATCATCCTCACTATCGAATGAGCCCGAGCGAGCATGAGGAGCTGTGGAGACAAGTGGAGGAATTGCTGATGAAGGGGCATATTCGGGAGAGTTTGAGTCCTTGC CATCATGGCTCCATTGACGGATTGCATGAAGAGACAGAGAAGAAGTTTAAACTGATCAAATTGCGCCTCACTGTATCTCCAATCATGATATTGCCAGACTTCCACCAACCTTTTGAATTACATTTTGATGCTTCCAAAGTTGGGATAGGGGTAGTTCTGACTCAGAACAACAAGCCCATCACCTATTTCAGTGAGAAACT AGTTAGAGATGGGGAGGAGACCGATTTCTTGCTCCATGACAGTTTCCTGTTCAATGGTAATCAGTTGTGCATTCTGGATT GGGAGTACAACAAGTTGTCCATCAAGAAGATTGGACTGGTAGAGATCATTGAGAAGATCAACCCTAATGCTTCTGACTCAAGCTACCAAGCCATATCTGGATGGCAGATGTGTTCAACGTCAAGTACTTAG